A genomic segment from Micromonospora echinaurantiaca encodes:
- a CDS encoding nucleotidyl transferase AbiEii/AbiGii toxin family protein produces MLRRHQRIAEIALTASGQYGFALAGGYAVSAHGMGDRLSGDVDLFTAWQLRNDFPEAVDAVVQALTEHGYLVSTVIRNDTFARLLLEDQKGSEEEPDKLEMSADWRAHPPVTLAVGPVLHPDDAVANKMCALYGRAEARDFLDVDVALTSGRYSRKRLLELASAADPGFDPAAFAAALGSLDQVTDADFDCYGLPTSALPAIRERFADWRAEILASLEFPQP; encoded by the coding sequence ATGCTGCGCCGACATCAGCGGATCGCCGAGATAGCACTCACGGCATCGGGTCAGTATGGGTTCGCTCTCGCAGGCGGATACGCCGTCAGCGCCCATGGCATGGGTGACCGTTTGAGCGGTGATGTCGACCTCTTCACCGCCTGGCAACTGCGAAACGATTTTCCCGAGGCGGTCGACGCAGTCGTCCAAGCACTCACCGAGCACGGATACCTGGTCAGCACTGTCATCCGCAATGACACCTTCGCCCGGTTGCTCCTTGAGGATCAGAAAGGATCAGAAGAGGAGCCGGACAAGTTGGAGATGTCGGCCGACTGGCGAGCGCACCCTCCCGTGACGCTGGCGGTCGGGCCTGTGCTGCACCCCGACGATGCCGTGGCAAACAAGATGTGCGCTCTCTATGGCCGGGCAGAGGCACGCGATTTCCTCGATGTCGACGTGGCCTTGACCAGTGGTCGATACTCCCGGAAGCGTCTTCTGGAGTTGGCCTCAGCAGCCGACCCCGGCTTTGACCCTGCCGCGTTCGCAGCCGCGTTGGGGTCGCTCGACCAGGTCACCGACGCCGATTTCGACTGTTACGGTCTGCCCACATCTGCTCTGCCAGCGATAAGGGAACGTTTCGCAGACTGGCGCGCAGAGATCCTTGCATCGCTGGAGTTCCCGCAACCCTGA
- the mycP gene encoding type VII secretion-associated serine protease mycosin, with protein MATLFIASAIAVTLITPASAQSTQLSPLGDGADRVRRDQWHLGYLEVSRAHRLSEGEGVTVAVPDTGVDPHPDLRNNLLPGTDIIPGGGGDGRRDLDSHGTAMAGLIAAHGQGGSVGALGIAPRAKILPIFDSPPNGEGEPDALAQGIDYAVDHGAGVISISSVGSSSAPLRQAVQRAIASDVVVVAGVGNRPRNQAVGYPANQPGVIAVGGIDRNGEHAKFSVAGAELDVVAPAVDIYSTSYDGKYSKGEGTSGATAIVAGAVALIRSRFPGLPASEVAHRLTATAIDKGPPGRDDEYGHGVIDLVAALTADVPPLGFGSATASAPAAGASSTTAAGQPSDDGNPGSVVRGWITLGVLVAAGVAWVLIARRRRRDDPPPRISR; from the coding sequence ATAGCCACACTCTTTATTGCATCGGCGATAGCCGTAACGCTTATAACACCAGCCTCAGCCCAATCCACGCAACTTTCACCTCTAGGCGACGGCGCTGACAGGGTTCGCAGAGATCAGTGGCACCTGGGCTATTTGGAGGTAAGTCGGGCACACCGACTGAGCGAAGGCGAGGGAGTGACCGTTGCAGTACCCGACACCGGAGTGGATCCGCATCCCGACCTTCGCAACAATCTGCTACCAGGCACCGACATCATTCCCGGCGGTGGCGGCGACGGCCGCCGCGATCTAGATAGCCATGGGACTGCAATGGCTGGATTGATTGCCGCACATGGACAAGGGGGTTCGGTCGGAGCGCTCGGCATAGCCCCAAGAGCCAAGATACTTCCCATCTTCGACTCCCCACCCAACGGAGAAGGCGAGCCGGACGCTCTGGCGCAGGGAATCGATTACGCAGTCGATCATGGCGCTGGGGTGATTAGCATCTCCTCGGTCGGTTCTAGTAGCGCCCCTCTACGTCAGGCCGTGCAACGCGCCATAGCCTCCGACGTGGTCGTGGTTGCTGGCGTAGGCAACCGTCCCCGAAACCAAGCTGTCGGATACCCCGCGAATCAACCGGGGGTGATAGCAGTTGGAGGCATCGATCGCAACGGCGAGCACGCCAAGTTCTCCGTGGCGGGAGCGGAGCTTGATGTCGTTGCGCCCGCCGTAGACATCTACAGCACCAGCTACGACGGGAAGTACTCGAAGGGTGAAGGCACGTCGGGCGCAACTGCCATCGTGGCAGGGGCGGTTGCTTTGATTCGGTCGCGGTTCCCCGGCCTGCCCGCGTCGGAGGTGGCGCATCGACTCACGGCTACCGCCATCGACAAGGGGCCGCCCGGGCGCGACGACGAGTACGGCCACGGGGTGATCGACCTGGTGGCGGCGTTGACGGCAGACGTACCGCCGCTGGGTTTCGGATCGGCGACGGCGAGCGCGCCGGCTGCCGGAGCCTCGAGCACGACGGCGGCCGGTCAGCCGAGCGACGACGGCAACCCTGGCTCCGTCGTGCGTGGGTGGATAACCCTCGGCGTGCTGGTGGCAGCGGGTGTGGCGTGGGTGCTGATCGCGCGACGGCGTAGGCGGGACGACCCACCGCCCCGGATCAGCCGCTGA
- a CDS encoding acyl-CoA carboxylase subunit epsilon has translation MSAEEPLFRVVRGVPTAEELAALVGAIAVRSRPAAAPAPAAVSAWARSARPAGAAGAAVAAGPGAWRASGLPR, from the coding sequence ATGTCTGCCGAAGAGCCGCTGTTCCGGGTCGTCCGCGGCGTACCGACCGCCGAGGAGCTGGCCGCCCTGGTGGGCGCGATCGCCGTGCGGTCCCGGCCGGCCGCCGCCCCCGCGCCGGCCGCCGTCTCGGCCTGGGCGCGCAGCGCGCGACCGGCCGGCGCGGCCGGCGCGGCCGTCGCCGCCGGCCCCGGCGCGTGGCGCGCCTCCGGCCTGCCCCGCTGA
- a CDS encoding serine/threonine-protein kinase codes for MSNPLPQLVADRYRLISPLGQGGMGRVWKARDEVLHRDVAIKELVPPPSLTNDERREMRERSLREARAIARLNHINVVRIFDVLRTDGDPWIVMEYVPSKSLQDTLAEDGPVPPARAVEIGLGVLGALKAAHKAGVMHRDIKPGNVLLGNDGRVVLTDFGLATIPGDPNVTRTGMVLGSPAYIAPERARDGTAGPEADLWSLGATLYAAVEGKSPYARPSAIATLAALATEPLPPPKNAGPLKPVLNGLLRKDPNDRITAEVAERLLRRAGGKRSRTIPLLDGVRRPGPNGPREPRPPLVPAPRPAEEHRPVSPPAPRAPQTPASAAAAGATAEDATAKVPAGSDVAPTAKVEPPPSSVDAGPTTKVDPPASAAGGTKAEPRKPVNPTSVMPAPVSPPSGRAPVLPSDGTKPDNTRRNVLIGVAVALLLLGLVVVVPLLSSGDDENPQADPTGAAATSAPTQASAPAPPPPTSAAPSPTPSASASGLVLPPGWKLHKDPAGFTLPLPEGWVRRNAGTDTVVFDEPNGVRELLVQWTSTPKSDAKADWERIEPDRRKIVNNYEYISIERCDFWKTCADWEWRETRDGTRIRVRNRGFVTAKNRGYALRWEVADKDWAANLPNFELIAKGFVPDRKD; via the coding sequence ATGTCGAACCCGCTTCCCCAACTCGTCGCTGACCGATACCGGCTGATATCGCCGCTCGGTCAGGGTGGCATGGGTCGGGTGTGGAAGGCGCGCGACGAGGTGCTGCACCGGGACGTGGCGATCAAGGAACTGGTCCCGCCGCCCAGCCTCACCAACGACGAGCGCCGTGAGATGCGCGAACGTTCGCTGCGGGAGGCGCGGGCCATCGCCCGGCTCAACCACATCAACGTCGTCCGCATCTTCGACGTGCTGCGCACCGACGGCGACCCGTGGATCGTCATGGAGTACGTGCCGTCGAAGTCCTTGCAGGACACTCTCGCCGAGGACGGCCCGGTGCCGCCCGCCCGCGCGGTGGAGATCGGGCTCGGCGTGCTCGGTGCGCTGAAGGCGGCGCACAAGGCCGGCGTGATGCACCGCGACATCAAGCCGGGCAACGTGCTGCTCGGCAACGACGGCCGGGTGGTGCTGACCGATTTCGGTCTCGCCACCATCCCCGGCGACCCGAACGTCACCCGCACCGGCATGGTGCTCGGCTCGCCCGCGTACATCGCGCCGGAGCGGGCCCGCGACGGCACCGCCGGGCCGGAGGCCGACCTCTGGTCGCTGGGCGCCACCCTCTACGCGGCGGTGGAGGGCAAGTCGCCGTACGCCCGGCCGTCGGCGATCGCCACGCTGGCCGCGCTGGCCACCGAACCGCTGCCGCCGCCGAAGAACGCCGGGCCGCTCAAGCCGGTGCTCAACGGCCTGCTGCGCAAGGACCCGAACGACCGGATCACCGCCGAGGTCGCCGAGCGGCTGCTGCGCCGGGCCGGCGGCAAGCGGTCGCGGACCATCCCGCTGCTCGACGGCGTACGCCGGCCGGGGCCGAACGGTCCGCGCGAACCGCGCCCGCCGCTGGTGCCCGCGCCGCGACCGGCGGAGGAGCACCGGCCGGTCAGCCCGCCGGCGCCCCGGGCGCCACAGACACCCGCCTCGGCGGCCGCTGCGGGGGCGACCGCGGAGGACGCCACCGCGAAGGTGCCGGCCGGGTCGGACGTCGCACCGACCGCGAAGGTGGAACCGCCGCCGTCCAGCGTGGACGCCGGTCCCACGACGAAGGTCGACCCGCCGGCGTCGGCCGCCGGCGGCACGAAGGCCGAGCCGCGTAAGCCGGTGAACCCCACCTCCGTGATGCCCGCGCCGGTGAGCCCGCCGTCCGGGCGCGCGCCGGTGCTGCCGTCCGACGGTACGAAGCCGGACAACACCCGGCGCAACGTGCTGATCGGGGTGGCGGTCGCGCTGCTCCTGCTCGGTCTGGTCGTGGTGGTCCCGCTGCTCAGCAGCGGCGACGACGAGAACCCGCAGGCCGACCCGACCGGTGCCGCGGCGACCTCGGCCCCGACGCAGGCCTCCGCGCCGGCCCCGCCCCCGCCGACCAGCGCCGCACCCAGCCCGACGCCGTCGGCCTCGGCCTCCGGGCTGGTCCTGCCGCCCGGCTGGAAACTGCACAAGGACCCGGCCGGCTTCACCCTGCCGCTGCCGGAGGGCTGGGTGCGCCGTAACGCCGGAACCGACACCGTCGTCTTCGACGAGCCCAACGGGGTGCGTGAGCTGCTCGTCCAGTGGACCAGCACGCCGAAGTCGGACGCGAAGGCCGACTGGGAGCGGATCGAGCCAGACCGCAGGAAGATCGTCAACAACTACGAGTACATCAGCATCGAACGCTGCGACTTCTGGAAGACCTGCGCGGACTGGGAGTGGCGGGAGACCCGCGACGGCACCCGGATCCGGGTCCGTAACCGTGGCTTCGTCACCGCCAAGAACCGTGGCTATGCCCTGCGCTGGGAGGTGGCCGACAAGGACTGGGCGGCCAACCTGCCCAACTTCGAGCTGATCGCGAAGGGCTTCGTGCCCGACCGCAAGGACTGA
- a CDS encoding Maf family protein, whose translation MSDAAPLRLVLASASPARRKSLQAAGIEPDVLVSGVDESLVVTDRAEELCLELARLKAQAVLTRLRPTDDERTLVLGCDSVLAFDGEILGKPADSADATRRWERMRGRSGVLHSGHCLIDIVAGRRAEAVASTTVHFADISDDEIASYVATGEPLAVAGAFTIDGLGGPFVERIEGDPGTVVGLSLPLLRRLLADLDCRITDLWTKVAPGNQTVEPLG comes from the coding sequence GTGTCAGACGCCGCGCCACTTCGCCTCGTGCTCGCCTCGGCGAGCCCCGCCCGTCGCAAGAGCCTCCAGGCTGCCGGCATCGAGCCGGACGTGCTGGTCAGCGGGGTGGACGAGTCTCTCGTCGTCACCGACCGGGCCGAGGAACTGTGCCTGGAACTGGCCCGCCTGAAGGCCCAGGCGGTGCTCACCCGGCTACGGCCGACCGACGACGAGCGGACGCTGGTGCTCGGCTGCGACTCGGTCCTCGCCTTCGACGGCGAGATTCTCGGCAAGCCGGCCGACTCGGCCGACGCGACTCGGCGCTGGGAGCGGATGCGGGGCCGCAGCGGCGTGCTGCACAGCGGGCACTGCCTGATCGACATCGTGGCCGGCCGGCGGGCCGAGGCGGTCGCCTCCACCACCGTGCACTTCGCTGACATCAGCGACGACGAGATCGCCTCGTACGTGGCCACGGGCGAGCCGCTCGCGGTGGCCGGCGCGTTCACCATCGACGGGCTGGGCGGGCCGTTCGTGGAGCGGATCGAGGGCGACCCGGGCACGGTCGTCGGGCTCAGCCTGCCGCTGCTGCGCCGCCTCCTCGCCGACCTGGACTGCCGGATCACCGATCTGTGGACGAAGGTCGCGCCCGGCAACCAGACGGTCGAACCGCTCGGTTAG